A window of Fusarium musae strain F31 chromosome 1, whole genome shotgun sequence genomic DNA:
AAGAGGGGCCAGTATAGCGATGCGGTGCTCAATGAGCTTGAGAGCCAGAACGATGCGCAGGTGGAGGGTATTCtcggcaaggtcaaggtgttGAAGGACGTGAGTTTTACTCCTTTAAGGTTCGTTGGTGTAGGAGCTGACAGTTGGGTGATAGATGACGGTTGCGATTGGAGACGAGATCCGTGAGTCCTCGGCGCTGGCGGAGAAGATGAACGATAGTTTCGACTCGACACGCCTGCGACTTCGTGGCACTATGAACCGCATGCTTGTCATGGCTCAGCGAACTGGTGTTGGCTGGAAGGTCTGGCTCATCTTCTTTGCCGCTGTAATCATGCTTTTCATCTACGTTTGGCTATTCTGATCTCGGGCTCTACATACGATACGACTCGTATCATCGACTTAGGAGCATGGAGAGACACTGATTGActgagaaaaagaaaaagagctGTACGATGTGCATTCTGAATCGGCGTTTGGATGGGCGTTTTGTAATTTACAATAATGCATGATAATCGGCGATCTTGGCAGACACGGGAGAAGCATCACATCAGGCAACGATCAAGTTGCCCTCTACAAAGGTTGTAATCACACTTCTGGGCAAGCCTGTGGCAAGCAACCCGTCTTTCACCTACATATCGAAAGACGGGAAGCGCTCAATTTCAATTCTGCTTTGATAATGAACAATGAATGGGTATATAACACTGCTGTCTGAACTAGTCTAGCTGTTGGTCGTGTCGCATTAGTCGTAAAGTGCTAGCCGTGACGGGCTCGTCGTCCAGCGGGACTGCTCTGCATAAAACTACTGCCGTCTTGAGAGAGAAGGTTACTTAGATCCATGCTGGCGCGTGGATGTGCCATGCTAGAACGGCCATGGAAGGTGGGCGACATAGGACGAGGGAGTGTTGCAGAGCGAGGTGCGAAACTAACGtcaacatcgtcttcatcatcatcctcatcgtcgttgGAGGACTCTTGTTCGCTACTGGAGATTTCAGCTTCAGAGTCGGTATGCTCGTAGCCGCCGCTCTCAGCCTCGGGGATATCTTCGTCAAGATCGGCATCCATGTCCATGCCAAGGTCATCGTCTTGCGCGAAgtcttcctcgtcgagaAGACAGCCAttatcctcttcttcttcgagttcTTCGGTGTCGCCATACATGTCGTTAGCATCCGGCTCACCGCGGACAAGGGCTTCGCGAAAAGCGTCGTCACCCATCCTCATACGTGCTTGCATGAGGTCGTTCTGGCGCTCTGCTCTCAGAGCCTCATCATCTGTCTcttcaccatcttcttcatcctcatcctcgtcctcatcatcctcttcgtcatcgttctcattctcctcgtcgtcgtcgtcgccgcCGAAGGCATACCCTTCTTCATCCGCATCAGGAATTTCATCGTCTAGATCCTGAGCTCCGTCAAGCTGAACATCGTCCATAGTACCCTCGCCAGGCATATTATccgcttcagcttcagctagTTCTTGAGCTAATTGCTCTCGGCGCATTGATTCTTggtgttcttcttgttcccGCTTCTCCTCACGCATCTGGTGCAATGTCTTAGGCAGACCTGGGGGTTTCAGCCAGCCGCTGCCATAATTCTGAACGTTCAGTCGTCTTCTCTGCATGTACTGTTCGTCTGCGGCCAGCCGAGCGAGAGCTGATCGCTCAATGAGCTTTGTTCGTTGTCGAGCTTGGTTTGCGCCATGTTGAATGTTATGAGTATCACCGCTAAAGTCGTCGAGAGGTCCAGATGGGGTGTAAGGACTGCGAGAAGATCTGTACCACAAAGAATGCGACTAGGTGTATTAGCATTTGTATTTGACTACATCCGTAACAGCCTTACGTCTCGCGGTGTGAAGTCTGGTAGTGTGGTGAACATGACAGCCAGGTCAAGACGCGGTCGCGTCAAGCTGTTAGGTGTAGCTATTGATGTTGTATTGACATGACATTTCCAGGACAACCTTTAGTTTCCTCTTACGAAATGGCGGGGCAGTTCCCGCCATAAACGCGCTTCAGCGCCTAATAGCCGCCATTGGTGGGAGCCCGTTGTCGAAACAATGCAACATTACTCCGTACAAGCTTCACAAAATGTCAATGAGTTAAAGGATTTGACAGGGTGCTTGATCAAAAAGTGATATGTGATTTATGAGACCTGAGTTTGGCTGGCTGTGAGCATCTCCGGTCGACTAAACACTACCTCAAATACGGCTGAATATTTTTCAGCGGCTGGGTCGGCTTGACATGAGCGGTTTACAGCAGAGGGCAACACCTTGCTCGTTCTAGACTCATGTCTCTGATCTGGGAAATGAAACCCCCAAAGAGCGACTGCAACTCTGTCGATCTGAAATTGAACTGAACTCACCGCCTTGAGCCAAGCTTATGATTTCCCGTCGGAGACTTTCTGATACGATCAACAATGAGACTGCAGGGAGAGTCGGTGGTTTATTCATTTCGTTTGGTAACCGAATCTTCGATTGCTGCGTGCTGTGCCTTGTGCTGCTTCAGcattggatgggatggatggtATCTCGACAAACTCCTGCAACCGCTTGCATTACTGCCCTGCACCGTACAGCGCTAGACCCTTGCTTCATGCAAAGAATTCGTTCCATACCTTGGTAGGTAAAGTAAGTAGCTCGTAAACTATCTGTAGCAAAACTTCAGTTGGATATCGGAAGAAGTCGGAATCAGGAGTGGGAGACTCTCTAGCAAGCAGTGAGCAATAGCAACTCCGGAATTTCGCCGCAAAAACCGTCGGCCTCTCTCCGTCGGCCTCGAACTGAATGAGGTTTTGTTTTTTGCTCTGAATCTTCGGGGATCGGGAAGTTGGACTCTGGGCATCTCTGGTTCATAGGCTGAACGAAGCCATCCATGGATGTCTACGGATTGACGGCTCCGCAAGCCCGTAATGGAGATGCACTGACTGCACTTACTGCACACAGCCCAGCCTAGCAATATAGGCTACAgcgacagcagcaacaagagcagcaCAAGTTACATGAGATGCCGTTTAGCACCGCCGAACTCGCTGTGGTCCACAAGCAGTCTCCGCTCGAGGCAAACCAGCCAGCAACtcgcttttatttataatctcTCAACTCTTGATTTGAGCTCCTTTCGGGATCCATTCGCCCGCCGCcgttttagtatattttacaTGCGGTATCAACGCCGAGAGATAAGCAATTGTGGCTCCCAGCGCTAGGGAGTACGGCCAACGCGAACGAGATCTGGTAGCATTGGACTGGATCCTTCTGAGTCTTGACTGTAATGCGGCCGAGACGAGTTGAGGGCGTACGTATTCGTGCAAGACATATGCTGTCATGTCTAACGGAAGACAAAGACCATACTCATTATGCATCGGGGAGCAGTGACTTGAGATCTGTACAAAACTCCTCAGATGTTGTCTGTCTTTCCCCAGACCACATGTCTTCACAGACCATGCTACCATTGGCCTCTCAGTGTTGTACCGGTTCGAATTGCCCATCTCAGTGACGTCTTTCATGCAAGCCCACTGCAACTGCAACACTTCAGAGAACCTAACCTCGCAGGCAGGGTCCCCGCAGGGACTCCCGAAGCATGGTGAGACAGGTGCATCTGCGCGATGGCGTCGACTAGAGACGGCGCTAGACGATCTTCTACCCTTGGCACGCTTTGGCTGCCGTGTGTGTGGTGTGCACGGCACGAGCTTGTTCCGTTTTAGTGCACCTGGAGAGATAGTAAACGGTGGTTGGCTCGAGATAAGAAACGACTCGACTTTGGAGACGCTGATTGGTCGCCTCTCTCAATTTTATGTTGTCCATCTTTTGACTGTGAATCTGTGAGATAATGAGGTGACGGCGATGAACATCACACGTGTAAGTGCCTCCCATCAACGATCCAAAGCGCTGACTCTGGCTCCGAGAACCAAAACGCTCACGTTGGGGGTCCATGTCCTCGGCTGGCTCTCAGATGCGCTCGGCGTCTCTCAGAAACATCCCGAGATCCCAGGGCATAATTTCAAAATTCAACTCCACTATGCAGTGTGGCCTGCTTCTCACGCGAGTCCAAGAGGGATATTCCATACCGGTAATGACCGCAGTTGAGGCAAATAACAGGGCAGGGAACCGACTCTAATTCTTTCAACCGTTGTAATGCTTGCGTCGACGTGGCATACCGACAGGCAGAAACAAGCAAGACAAGGTGGAAGATCATAGCCAACCTAGAGCCTAGATGATAGTCACTCTGTCACTTCACGTACCACACCAAATTACAACAAATGAGTTTTAACGTAGCAACAATCTGGCGTTTGCATGTACGTATGTAGGGACACTGGTTAATAGTGATTGGCACACGGACGGAATCACATCTCAAATCTCGCACAGAGAACCAGATGCAACACCAGCATCCAGCTACTCGGACTGAAGTGCAGTGTAGGTAGTGCAGGATGGGGGTTGATAGACGAATCAGGCCCATCTCAAACTCCCCCGCGCAGCATCTGTACGTCAAAGGTCCCGCCCCAGGTTCACAAGGACGCTGATGCTCATGGCTCATGGCTCCTCAGTGCTGCTCGTAGAGACGAGACAACGTGGGCGCGACATCGGACTAGCTGGGCTTTGAAAATGGCAAGACATGATTGGCGTCGCAAGTTGGGAGGTTGAGCTGATTCCTGCAGAGGAAGGTTTAACGTTCCAGCCGGCGTCGCACGGATTCGCAGCATCTTCCAGTCATTCGGCGCCATCCATAGACCCTAGACACCCTAATCCATGAACTCGAGGCGCTCGTCGGGAGTCAGAGTGCGGTCGTAAGTGGTTGGCTCGTCGTTAGCGGCCAAGCAGTCCATCCCTCGGCCGTATTTCTCTTACACGAAACCATGTTGCAAAGCTATTCACAGATTGACAGCTTGGCGGATAGATATGCGATAATAGGTTGCTGTAGCTGCCTATTAGCCTGTGCTTGATTGGACGCAATAACGAGGACATAGCCTCTCCGCGTCGGTTAAACAGGTCAGATTAGGCTCCATGAATGCGGAGAGCGGAGCATAGCGGAGAGGAGCGATGTCAACGGAAAACAGGAGCGGCGGAGGGTATTGCGGCTATGGTCCAGGGTGGGAACGTCGGAGAGGAAACAATGGCAAATGAGGCCATTCATGAAGGTTGATATTTGTATTAGAAACAAATTGAGTGGCTGTAAGAGGCTGACCGAACTACTGACCGCTAAACTACAATCTTACGGGGTTGCAGATGGAACGCACCTGGTCGTCAGGTCAGGTCAATGTAGGAGGTTCAAGAGTCAGGCAACGATCATGGAGTGGGTTGATTCACAACGCGGGGAGTCAATACTATTATGAGGGGATCCATGGGGAATTACGGAGTACCCTGTTAATTAATCAGAATATCAGCATGTATCGAAACAGATACATCTTGCCACCATTCACGTTGAGCGACGTGTATCCTTTTTTTCGAAGACGTACATAGTTGTTGGCAGATCTCAACCCCCCAAGACTGTAGATCAGAAATAGAGGGCTGCAGCAACACATTTCATATTCTGACTCATCTAATATGCTGCGTTGTGCATCTCCTAGCACATTGATATTCAAAAAAGATGTGCGCGTTTGCTTTCGTCTCCAAAGAGGAATCTGCCGAGGATGCAGGCCGATCTACGGAGGAGGGTGAGCGGAACACGGCGGACGGGCGCACCTCAAGGCCTAAGTCGAGGGCTTCAAAACTGAGTTCGGAGGAATTTCCGAAGCGTGAGAACGGGAAGTCCGTAAGGTGATTCTGAATGAACAGGTATAGAGAAACAACGGATAATGGTAGGGATAGTTGGGATTTGATACATGGAAGCAAGGTGTTGAGCGAATCGCGGAGTATGGAACGACATGTACAGCATGGGTAAATTTGGAGAATAACACGATGCTTGAGAAGCAAGCCATCCCTAGGCTTCAGCAACCCTTACAGCTTGTGTAACCAGCATGTCAGCGGAAGAGATGCCGAGAGTAAGAGGTGAGACGAGAAGTCCTGAGCTTCCTAATGCTGATGTATTGGAAAGGTGATGTTGCTCAAACAGTGGCATGTCAATGATGGGAGCGTCGTACAAATGCCTGTAACCTCATTTGCTTGCGGCTGTTTCCTGGCATGTGcgttttcttctttctcctctcccCCAATTCCCGTCCACTCTACTGCATGTGGGAAACGGTAGGGAAATGGGGCCACGGTAGGGTCCATGCCGTGCGCCAACCTCGAGTTCGGAGCCAGCACGCCGAAGACAGATTCTCGAAAGAGTTGTAG
This region includes:
- a CDS encoding hypothetical protein (EggNog:ENOG41) codes for the protein MAQRFGASSLHQRDSRSALFEGYTGDAASRRPVSASPNRGYGYGGYGAPSPSPLGQGGFDASRPGSFRSATPNKRGQYSDAVLNELESQNDAQVEGILGKVKVLKDMTVAIGDEIRESSALAEKMNDSFDSTRLRLRGTMNRMLVMAQRTGVGWKVWLIFFAAVIMLFIYVWLF